One Brassica napus cultivar Da-Ae chromosome C2, Da-Ae, whole genome shotgun sequence DNA window includes the following coding sequences:
- the LOC106381937 gene encoding cytochrome b-c1 complex subunit 6-1, mitochondrial-like, with protein MADVEVVDPKKCLEESCKPKCLKPLLEYQACVKRVQGDESGHKHCTGQYFDYWQCVDKCVGPKLFAELK; from the exons AT GGCGGATGTAGAAGTTGTTGATCCTAAAAAGTGTCTCGAGGAATCTTGTAAACCAAAATGTCTGAAGCCACTACTTGAATATCAG GCGTGTGTTAAGAGGGTCCAAGGTGATGAGTCTGGACACAAACATTGCACTGGGCAGTATTTTGACTACTGGCAATGTGTTGACAAATGT GTCGGACCTAAGCTGTTTGCGGAACTAAAATGA